Within the Microbacterium terricola genome, the region TACCCCGATCGCTATGTCATGACGGATTCCGCCACCGGCGCCGACCCGGACGCAGGGGTCGCCGTCGTCGACCTCGACCGCAGCGGGGTCCTCGAATCGTTCCCGCTGCCCGAGGGCCGGCGCCGATTCGTGGTGTGGGACGACCCCGCGGCGGATCCGTCGCCGGACGCCCGCGCAGAGCGCCTCCGGTCGGCACTGCGCCGCCGAGGCGAGTTCGAGGCGGCGGACCGCGTGACCGAGGCGACGGGATTCGGGGTGAGACGCGTGGTCTCGCCCCGGCTCCGGAACGGCCGGGTGCTCGTGATCGGCGACGCCGCGCACGAGGTGAGCCCGATCGGCGGTCAGGGGATGAACCTCGGGCTGCTGGATGCCGTGGGCCTCGCACCGCTCGTCGCGCGCTGGATCCACGACGGCGAAGCCCCCGACGCCGAGCTGCGGCGGTGGGAGGCGCGACGCGTCGCATCGGCGCGGACGGCCGCGCGGCTCGCGACGATGAACACCGCGCTGGGCCGGCCGCTCCCCCGCGCGCACGCGCTCAGGTCGCTGGGCGTCCGCGCGATGCTCGCGCCGCCGGCGGGCAGGGTCTTCGCGCGGGCGTACTCGATGGGGTTCGACAGCGGGGCGTGAGCCCGGCGCGCGCCGGTCAGCCGTCGAGCGCCGCGCCGGTGGCGACCAGCTGCGCCGCGAGCAGCAGAGCCGCGAGCATCACGAGCCGGAACAGGGTGCGGGTCGGCGCGCGTCGCAGCGTGAGGAGCGCGGTGAAGACGGCGACGACGACCACCACGCCGAAGAACGCCCACGACAGCGGCGAGACGGCGCCGACCGCTCCGCCCGCGGCGCCGAGAAGGACGGCGATCGCCCCGGCGATCAGGGCGAGAGAGGCGACGATCGTCGCCGTGCGGACGCCGAGCCGGTGGGGCAGCCCACGCACGCCCGTGCGGTCGTCGTCCGCCAGATCGGGCAGGACGTTCGTGAAGTGCACGGCGGTGCCGAGGCATCCGCCGGCGATCCACGCCCAACCGGGCGCAAAATGCGGGTCCGCCGCCGACAGCGTCGCGAGGGAGGGGAAGGTCCCGAAGCTCAGGATGAACGGCAGCACCGACGCGGGCGTCGACTTGAGACCCGCGTTGTAGGCCCACGCCGACCCGAGCGCGAACGCGTGAGCGGCCAGCATCCGCCATCCGAGCACGGCCGACACCGCGAGCGCCAGGGCGAGGCAGGCGAATGCCGCGACCCAGGCCGCGCGAAGGCCGACCTCGCCCGACGCGAGCGGCTTGCCCGCGCGGCCCACCGCCCGATCCCGGGGCGCGTCGATCGCGTCGTTCGAGATGCCCACCGAGAGCTGGCCGGCGAACACCGCGACGGTGAGCAGCGCGAGCCGCCACCATTCCAGGCCGATCGAGAGGCCGAGCGCCAGCGCGAGCGCGGTCACCACGACCGAGGGTCCGGGATGGGACGAGCGCCAGAGGGCCCCGAGGGTGCGCATGCCCGATCGTCTCATGCGCCGCGCCCCGCCAGGGCAGGTGGACCGCCGCGCGTTAGGCCGCCGCGACGACCGGGCCCGCGCTGGTCAGCTCCAGCGACCCTCCGCCGGCCGCCACATCCGCGCGCACGACGTCGCCGTTGCGCACGGCGCCCGAAAGCAGGCCCATCGCGAGACGGTCCTGGATCTCGGACTGGATGAGCCGGCGCAGCGGCCGCGCACCGAACACCGGGTCGTAACCGCGCTCGGCCAGCCACGCCCGCGCGTCGGGCGTGACGGCGAGCGTGAGCCTGCGGTCGTGCAGGCGACGCTGCAGCTGGTCCACGGCGAGCTCGACGATCTGCGCGAGGTCGTCCTCGGTGAGGGCCTGGAAGATCACGATGTCGTCGAGGCGGTTGACGAACTCCGGCTTGAAGGCCTGCCGCACGAGCGCCTGCACGGTGTCGCGCTTCTGCTCGAGCGAGAGAGTCGGGTCGATCAGCACGGGCGAGCCGAGGTTCGAGGTGAGGATCAGGATCACGTTGGTGAAGTCGACCGTGCGGCCCTGACCGTCGGTCAGGCGCCCGTCGTCCATCACCTGCAGCAGCACGTCGAACACCTCGGGGTGCGCCTTCTCGACCTCGTCGAGCAGCACGACCGAGTACGGCCGACGACGCACGGCCTCGGTGAGCTGTCCGCCCTGCTCGTACCCGATGTAGCCGGGGGGCGCCCCGACCAGCCGCGACACCGAGTGCTTCTCGCCGTACTCGGACATGTCGATGCGCACCATGGCGCGCTCGTCGTCGAAGAGGAACTCGGCGAGCGCCTTGGCCAGCTCGGTCTTGCCGACGCCGGTCGGGCCGAGGAACAGGAACGAGCCGGTCGGCCGGTGCGGGTCGCTGATGCCGGCCCGCGAGCGGCGCACGGCATCGGCGACGGCCTTCACGGCCTCCTTCTGCCCGATCAGGCGCCTGCCGAGCTCGGTCTCGAGGTGCAGCAGCTTCTCGGTCTCGCCTTGCAGCAGGCGTCCGAGCGGGATGCCGGTCCACGCCGCGATCACGGCGGCGATGTCCTCATCGGTGACCTGCTCGTTCACCATGCGCTCTTCAGCCGGGTCGGACTCGTCGCGCTCGGCGTCGTCGAGCTCTGCCTGGAGCTGCTTGATCGTCTCGTACTCGAGCCGCGAGGCCTTCGCGTAGTCCGCCTCGCGCAGCGCGAGGTCGCGCTCGGTCCTGGCGGCGTCGAGACGCTTCTTGAGGTCGCCGACGCGGTTGAGCCCCGCGCGCTCGCGCTCCCAGCGCGCCTCGAGCGCACTCAGCTCGGTCTCGGCCGCATCCATCTGCTCGCGCAGCTTCGCCCTGCGCTCCTTGGATGCGTCGTCCTTCTCCTTCTTGAGGGCGAGGTCTTCGAGACGCATCCGGTCGACCTGGCGTCGCAGCTGGTCGATCTCCGTGGGCGACGAGTCGATCTCCATCTTCAGCCGGCTCATGGCCTCGTCGATCAGATCGATCGCCTTGTCGGGGAGCTGACGGCTCGGGATGTAGCGGTTCGACAGGGATGCCGCGGCCACCAGTGCGCCGTCGGTGATCGTCACGCCGTGGTGCGCCTCGTAGCGGCCCTTCAGCCCGCGCAGGATCGCCACCGTGTCCTCGACGGTGGGCTCGCCGACGTAGACCTGCTGGAAGCGGCGCTCCAGCGCAGCATCCTTCTCGATGAACTCGCGGTACTCGTTCAGCGTGGTCGCGCCGATGAGCCGCAGCTCGCCGCGCGCGAGCATGGGCTTGAGCATGTTGGATGCGGCGACAGAGCCTTCGCCGCCGCCCGCGCCCATCAGCACGTGCAGCTCGTCGATGAAGGTGATGACGCGGCCGTCGGATTCGGTGATCTCCTTCAGCACGCTCTTCAGGCGCTCCTCGAACTGGCCGCGGTACATCGCACCGGCGACGAGCGCCGAGATGTCGAGCGTGACGAGCTCCTTGTCCTTGAGCGACTCGGCGACGTCGCCGGCGACGATGCGCTGAGCGAGGCCCTCGACGACGGCGGTCTTGCCGACGCCTGGCTCGCCGATCAGCACGGGGTTGTTCTTGGTGCGGCGGGTGAGCACCTGGCTGACGCGCCGGATCTCACTGTCGCGTCCGATGACGGGGTCGAGCTTGCCCTGGCGGGCCCGGTCGGTGAGGTTGATCCCGAACTGCTCGAGGGCGCTCTGCGCTTCCTCCTGCCCGGGGTTCTGGGTGGCGTTCATGTGTCTCCTGAAAGTTCTCGGACGGCTGCTCCAAAGTTGAGCCGTCTTGACTCAAGTTTACCGCCGCCGACGCTCGGCCGCAATGCGGCCCGGTCGCGCCGGCCACGACCGCTCAGGCGGCGGATTCGTCCGCGCGCGCCGCTATCTCGTCGCGGGTGCAGGTGAACCGCGACCGATACGCGGTGGGCGTGAGGCCGAGCACCCGGGCGAAGTTCTGCCTGAGCACCGCGGCCGACCCGAACCCGCTCTCGTAGGCGATGCGGTCGAGACCGAGGTCGGTCTGCTCCAGCAGCCGCTGCGCGTGGATGAGACGCTGACGCGCGAGCCACGCCGCCGGCGTCGCGCCGAAGTCGGCCTTGAACCTGCGCGCGAACGTGCGGGGCGACATGTGGGCCTTGGCCGCCAGCTGGTCGACGCTGAGGTCGAGGCGCAGGTTCTCCAGCATCCAGTCGCTCACCGGCGCGAGCGACAGGGACGCGACCTCCGGCAGGGGGCGGTCGATGAACTGCGCCTGCCCGCCGTCACGCTGCGGCGGCACCACCATGCGCCGGGCGATGCGGTTGGTCATCTCGGCGCCGAGCTCCTGTCGCAGCAGGTGCAGGCACGCGTCGAGGCCCGCCGCGGTGCCCGCGCTCGTGATGATGCGGCCGTCCTGCACGTAGAGCACGTCGGGGTCGACCTCGATCGCGGGGTACATGCGGGCCATGGTGTCGGCGTACATCCAGTGCGTGGTGGCCTTGCGGCCGTCGAGGACCCCGGCGGCGGCGAGGAGGAACGAGCCGCTGCACACGCTGAGCAGCCAGGCGCCGCGGGCTGATGCGTCGCGGATGGCGTCGAGCACCCGCGGGTCGGCCTTCTGCCACCACTCCCGCGGGGTCGGCGAGACGACCACCAGGTCGGCCTCGTAGGCGAAGGACAGGTCGTTCTCGACATTGATCGAGAACCCCAGCTTCGACACGATGGCGCCAGGCTCGGGCGCGACGACGCGGAAGTCGAAGTTCGGGATGCCGTCGCCCGACCGATCGAGGCCGAACGCCTCGCAGGCCACGCCGAACTCGAACGGAGCGAACCCATCCTGGACGATCACGGCGACGGTCTTCATGGTGTTCTCCTGAGATCGGGGAGCGGGTCGGACGGTGGCAGTTTTCCGACGAGGTGTGTCCATCCTGCCACTCGTGGCAGTCCTACCGCAAGCGTAGCGTTCCTGCCATGTTCACCTTGATCGTCATCACAGCCCTGTCGGCCATCGCGATCGCCTCCACGGGCATCGCCCTCCACACGGACGGCTACCGCCGCCTCCCCCTCGACCCGGCCCGCCTCCCCTGAGTCGGCGCCGCACCACCACGCGGGAGTCAGCCGATCGCGCGGGCGTACACCTCGAGCATCGCGGCGGTCCGCGAGGACTGGCGGAACCGCTCGCGCAGGAGCGGGTCGACCGCCGGCGCCGTGCCGGCCTCGATGTCGGCGACGGCACGGCGGAGGGTGCGCGCCAGTGCCCGCACCGAGTCGTCGGCGCGGTCGGGCGCAGCATCCGCGTCCCCGCCGACCGCCCAGAATCCCGAGCCGAGCTCGCGGGCGATGTCGGGGTCGCTGACGATCGAGGGGGTGCCGAGCGATGCGGCCTCGAAGGGCGTCATCCCCTGCGTCTCGAAGCCGATCGAGGTCTGCACGAGCGCATCCGCCGTGCGCAGCTTCGCCAGCACGGCCGTGTACGGCAGCCTCCCGGCGAAGACGACGGATGCCGTCGGCTTCAGCTTCGCGACGAGCCTCCGCGCGGCGCGCAGCTGACCACCGCCGCCGAGCACCTCGACCTCGGCGCGCACGCCCGACGCCGCGAGCGCCTCGAGGAACGGCAGCAGCCTCTTCTCGGGGCTCATGCGCCCGAGCCACACGAGCCGTGCCGGGCCGGCCTCCCGGACGGGTCGGCCGGCGTCGAGCGCCGCGTCGAGCACGTCGTCGTCGATGCCGTTCCAGATCACGTCGACCCGTGCACCGCGCGCACCGCGCGGCACGACGCCGTGCGCGTCGAGCCGGTGCGCGAAGTGCGCGGACGGCGCGGTGACCGCCGTCGAGCGCGCGGCCAGTCGGCGCAGGTATGCCCAGCCGTCAGCCCCGGGGGTGCGGTCGCCGAGCGCCGAGCGCTCCCACCGGTTCAGCACCCGCATCACCAGCCCGGGCAGGGGGGCGGTCGCCTCGATCCCGACGTCGACCCGGTTGTGCATCGTGTGCACGACGGGCAGCCCGTGGCGCGCTGCGAAACGGTGCCCGATGTACGCACCCCAGAAGTCGGCCTGCACGTGCACGACGTCGACGGGCGGGCGACCGGCCAGCGCCGCATCCACCCAGCGGTCCGAGCGCGCACCCGGCCAGGTGAGCGAGTACTCCCGGTCGAGCGTGATCGGGATCGACGGCATGTCGAGGTAGCCCGCATCGGGCGCGACGGCCCGGCCGCGGGCTCCGTGCATAGCGGGCGCCACCACGCTGACCGTGTGGCCCGCCCGCTCCAGGAACCGGCGCTGCAGGCGCATCGACACCTGCGCTCCCCCGAACGACTCGAGGTGCTGGTCGCTGAAGAAGACGATGTGCACGGCGGCTACTCGGGCAGGGGCTCGCCGCGGTACAGCGCTTCGAAGGTGTCGAGCGTGCGCTTCATGTCGTGCACCTTCACGCCGTCGAGCGATGCCTGCTGCATGCGCAGGCGCTCCTCCGGCGTCGCGGTGAGCACCGCCGTCAGCTTGCCGACGAGGTCGTCGACGTCGCCGGGGGCGAAGAGGTACCCGTTCTCGCCGTCGTGGACGAGGTGCGGCAGCGCGACGGCGTTGGCGGCGACGATCGGCAGCCCGGAGGCCATCGCCTCCATCGTGGCGATCGACTGGAGCTCGGCGATCGAGGCGATCACGAAGACGCTGGCGCGTGAGAGCACCGCGCGCAGCTCCTCGTCGGACGTGCGCCCGTGGAAGGTGACGCGCTCGTCGAGGCCGAGCTGGTGGACCAGCTGCTCGAGGTTGCGGCGCTGGTCGCCGTTGCCGACGATGTCGAAGGTCACGTCGAGCGCCGGGTCGAGGCGGGCGAGCGCGTGCAGCACGACGTCGATCTGCTTCTCGGTCGTGAGGCGCCCCACGAACACCATGCGGTTCGCGTCGCGCGGTGTGAGATCGGGCGTGTAGTTGCTCGCGTCGATGCCGCAGCTCACCGGCACGACTCCGTCGATGGCGATGGTCGCCTCGAGGAAGTCGGCGGCCTTGCGCGTCGGGGTGGTGACGGCGCGAGCCATGTCGAGAGTGCGCTTCGCGTCGTCCCAGGCGAGCTTGACGACCACCTTGTCGAGCACCGGCGGCAGGGTGGTGAAGTCGACGATGTTCTCGGCCATCACGTGGTTGGTCGCGACGATCGGGATGCCGCGCTTGCGCGCCTCCCGGGCGAGGCCGCGGCCGATCACGATGTGCGACTGGATGTGCACGACGTCGGGCTTGACCTCGTCGAGCACCCGCCGGGCGTGGTGCTTCGACATCCACGGGAGCACGAACGTGAGCCAATCGTGCGGGTACCAGCGCCACGACGGCAGGCGGTGCATCGTCAGAGGCTGACCCTCGATCACCTCGGTGAAGCGACCGTGCGCGCGGTGGGTGGCGCTGGGCGCCATCACGTGCACGTCGTGGCCGCGCGCCACCAGGCCGGCGGCGAGGCGCTCGGCGAAGCGGGCGGCGCCGTTGACGTGAGGGAGGAACGTGTCTGCGCCGATGAGCACGGTGAGACGATCCGGTCGGCCGGCGGTGGCGCCGGCGGGCGGGGTGTCGGAGGTCGCGGGGGGAGTCACGGGATCGGTGGCTGCCTATCTCTGCGGCGGCCGTGCGCGGTCTGCAGGGCCGCTTCAACTCTACCCGAGCGCCTCAGCGGTGCCCCGGAGCCCGCACCCGGTGCACCGGCATCCGCCTACGCTGGAACCATGCCACGACTGCACGCCGACGCCGACCCGACCCTGTGGGTCCCGGTGACCGGTTCGCTCGGGTGGCGCGGGCGCCGGCATCGCAAGGCGGCGATCCGGATGCTGCTCGCCCAGGCCGGCGGAGGCTCCGGCGGTCGCGCCGGCGGAGTGACGGCATGGGCGATGAGCCAGGCCGCCCCGCTGCTCATGCGCCGGGCAGACGGGCGGGTGCTCGTCTGGGTGTGGAAGGACGCTCCCGACCTCCTCGTGGTGATGGCGAACGTGCAGGAGCTCACCCCGCAGCTGCGCACCGCGCGGGCGATGATGCCGATGGAGTACGACGATACCGAGACGTTCCGGAGCCCCTACCTCGGCATCGGCGAGAAGCTCGCCATGCCGCTTCCGCCGGGGCCGGCGACCCCGCCGTTCGCGACGTACACCTGGGACACCGGCACCCATCTCGTGAGCGTCACGGCCGTCTGCGCGGACCGGGAGCGCTTCGGCACGGTCATCGGCGCCGTCGACGACCTCGCACGCACTCTGCGCTTCGCCGACGATCTCGCCATCGGCGAGTCCGCCGAGGTGCTGCGCATCGACCCCGCCTGAATTCGCAAAGAAACCCTCCCACCGCCGGAGCGCGAGCGATACGCTCGGCACGTCAGCCGCACCAGCGAAGGGGACAACAAATGGCCGAATTCCGCTACGGGCCCGTGGAGCTCTATCTCGTGGGCTTCGAGGGCGATCGCCCCGATCCCGGCGTCATCGCCGCCCTCAACAAGCAGGTCAGCGGCGGTCACGTCCGGCTGCTCGACTTCGTGCTCGTCTCGAAGTCCGAAGACGGCGAAGTGACGATCATCGAGGTCGACGACGACGAAGAGGAATACGGTCTCGACCTGGTCGTCGACGCGGTCGGGATCACCGGCGAGGAGGACATCGCCGACCTCGCCGATGTCGTGCCCCCTGGTGGGTCCGCCCTCGTCGTGGCCCTCGAGCTCGTGTACCAGCGTGCTCTCGCCGAGAGCGTCGTCGCGTCCGGCGGCGTCCTCCTCAGCTACGAACGCATCCCCGCCCCGGTCGTGAATGCGATCGCGGACGCCGCCGAAAGTGAAGGAGAGCAGGAATGATCCGTCGAATGGGACGCCCCGGCCTGATCGGGCTCGCGGCGCGCACGGCCGTCGTCGCGGGCACCGCCAACGCCGTCTCCGGCGCGATGAACGACTCGCGCCAGCGCAAGGCGCAGGACCAGTACGAGCAGGAGCAGTACCAGGCCGCGCAGCAGCAGGCTGCGATGCAGCAGGCTGCTCAGCAGGCCGTCGCCCAGCACGCGGCGGCTCAGCAGTACGCCGCACCGCCGGCACCGCCTGCGCCGGCCGCACCGACCGTCGACATCGTCGCCGAGCTGCAGAAGCTCGCCGCCCTCAGGGACGCGGGCGTGCTCGACGACGCCGAGTTCGCCGCAGCGAAGGCCCGGCTGCTCTCGTAGTCGGACCCCTCAGACCGGATGGCCGCGTCGCGGTCATCCGGTCTGGTCTGCGCCCGCCGCGGCCGGGTCGCCCGACAGCCAGCGCAGCCACCGCTTGCCCTGGTCGCCTTCGAGCACCAGTGCACGCACGAGCAGCGTGAGCGGGATCGAGAGGATCGCACCGAGCGGGCCGATGATGAACGTCCAGAAGATCACCGAGAAGAAGCTCAGCGTCAGACTCAGGTTCACCGCGTCGCTCACGAACTTCGGCTGGATCAGCACCTGCAGCGTGACGTTCACCACGCAGTAGATCGCGATGACGGCGAGCATCATGGGCCAGCCGCCGACCACGAGCGCCAGCAGCGCCGGCGGGATGAGGCCGAGCACGAAGCCGATGTTCGGCACGAAGTTCGTCACGAACGCCAGGATCGCCCAGACCGCCGGGGCGGGCACGCCCAGCGCCCACAGGGCGAGGCCGTCGATGATCGCGACGATGAGCCCGAAGATCGCGTTGACGACGTAGTAGCGCCGCACTCCGCTGTTGAAGGACTGGAAGCGTCGCACCGTCGGACGCACCGCTGCGCCGAACGCCGCCTCGGCGCGCGAGTAGCGGGCACCGTCCGCCGCCATGAAGATCACGTACGCGACCACGAAGAAGAAGGCCGTCAGGACGCCCAGCACCGTGCCTCCCAGAGACGCGGCGAACGAGGCTATGGTGCCCGGATCGAGGAGGGATGCTGTCGCGTCGGCAGCCTGCTCGTCCAGCCCGAGCGACTGCAGCCAGCTCAGCAGCGCGGATGCGGTCGCCTTCAGCTCGTCGGCGAAGTCGGCGACGAGGCGTACGAACTGCGTGCCCGCGAACCAGAGCAGCAGCAGCATGAACAGGAGGATCAGGTAGGCCACGACGATCACCGCGGTCGTCGCCGCCCAGCGCGGCCAGCCTGCCCGCTCCAGCGGATGCCGCACAGGGTGGCAGATGATCACGATCACCGCGGCCAGGGCGAGCGGCCCGACCAGCTCCCGCGCGAAGGAGAGCCCGGCGAGGGCGATCACGGCGGCGGCGAGCCCGATCAGCACCCGCAGCGTCGGCGACAGGACGGGGGGCGTCGGCAGAGTGGGTTCGGCGCGCTTCACGCGGCCAGGCTAGCCGCCGCGGCGGCGTCCTGCTCGAGCGCGGCGGCGTTGCGGATGAACAGCACGATCCACGTGAACACGAGGATGCCGGCGACCAGTTCGACCGCCGTCAGCGTGTAGAACCCGACCGCGAAGAAGACGGCGAGCAGCACGATGACCGCGACGAAGAGCCAGCCGAGCATGATGAACACCCGCGGCATGCCGGGGATCCAGTGGTTGAGGCGCACGATCAGCACGGCGAAGGCGACGACCATGCCCGACGCGACCGCGGTGTGCAGCGCGAAGAACTGGTCGACCGGGAAGACGCCGACCAGGCCGAGGAAGACGCCGACCACGACGAGGCAGGTGCGGACGCTCCGCAGGCCGGTCGGATGCGGGGTCGGGATGCCCTTGGTCGCGCTGCGCGCCAGGGTGGTGACCAGGACGCCCGCGACGATGAGCGTGAGGTTGAACGCCATGGCCGAGAGGTCGTCGGTCATCCCGAGCGCGCTCAGGTTCTCCTTCCACCACTGCGGGTCGCTCGCCGTGAGCATGCTGGCGATGACCCCCTCGGTGAGGAAGACCGCCAGCACGATGGCCAGCAGCTGCAGATCCATGTGCGTCGCGGAGTAGAACGCGAGATACGCGCTGAGGGCCGCGGCTGCGCCGGCCAGGATCAGCACGGCGAGCGGGAAGACCTC harbors:
- a CDS encoding FAD-dependent oxidoreductase; protein product: MADVIVVGAGPVGLLFAAELATRNVDVRVLERRPELGAGSRAIGVHAAVLAALEPGGTTERLLATALRVRRGVARADGRVLGVVRFDRLSTRFPFVATLPQSSTERALAERAPAPVRDARVTEIEPRPDAVVVRAEVGGRVVEHTARIVVVAAGAGGRALVLRPGAVATTVYPDRYVMTDSATGADPDAGVAVVDLDRSGVLESFPLPEGRRRFVVWDDPAADPSPDARAERLRSALRRRGEFEAADRVTEATGFGVRRVVSPRLRNGRVLVIGDAAHEVSPIGGQGMNLGLLDAVGLAPLVARWIHDGEAPDAELRRWEARRVASARTAARLATMNTALGRPLPRAHALRSLGVRAMLAPPAGRVFARAYSMGFDSGA
- a CDS encoding UbiA family prenyltransferase → MRTLGALWRSSHPGPSVVVTALALALGLSIGLEWWRLALLTVAVFAGQLSVGISNDAIDAPRDRAVGRAGKPLASGEVGLRAAWVAAFACLALALAVSAVLGWRMLAAHAFALGSAWAYNAGLKSTPASVLPFILSFGTFPSLATLSAADPHFAPGWAWIAGGCLGTAVHFTNVLPDLADDDRTGVRGLPHRLGVRTATIVASLALIAGAIAVLLGAAGGAVGAVSPLSWAFFGVVVVVAVFTALLTLRRAPTRTLFRLVMLAALLLAAQLVATGAALDG
- a CDS encoding ATP-dependent Clp protease ATP-binding subunit, producing the protein MNATQNPGQEEAQSALEQFGINLTDRARQGKLDPVIGRDSEIRRVSQVLTRRTKNNPVLIGEPGVGKTAVVEGLAQRIVAGDVAESLKDKELVTLDISALVAGAMYRGQFEERLKSVLKEITESDGRVITFIDELHVLMGAGGGEGSVAASNMLKPMLARGELRLIGATTLNEYREFIEKDAALERRFQQVYVGEPTVEDTVAILRGLKGRYEAHHGVTITDGALVAAASLSNRYIPSRQLPDKAIDLIDEAMSRLKMEIDSSPTEIDQLRRQVDRMRLEDLALKKEKDDASKERRAKLREQMDAAETELSALEARWERERAGLNRVGDLKKRLDAARTERDLALREADYAKASRLEYETIKQLQAELDDAERDESDPAEERMVNEQVTDEDIAAVIAAWTGIPLGRLLQGETEKLLHLETELGRRLIGQKEAVKAVADAVRRSRAGISDPHRPTGSFLFLGPTGVGKTELAKALAEFLFDDERAMVRIDMSEYGEKHSVSRLVGAPPGYIGYEQGGQLTEAVRRRPYSVVLLDEVEKAHPEVFDVLLQVMDDGRLTDGQGRTVDFTNVILILTSNLGSPVLIDPTLSLEQKRDTVQALVRQAFKPEFVNRLDDIVIFQALTEDDLAQIVELAVDQLQRRLHDRRLTLAVTPDARAWLAERGYDPVFGARPLRRLIQSEIQDRLAMGLLSGAVRNGDVVRADVAAGGGSLELTSAGPVVAAA
- a CDS encoding GlxA family transcriptional regulator — translated: MKTVAVIVQDGFAPFEFGVACEAFGLDRSGDGIPNFDFRVVAPEPGAIVSKLGFSINVENDLSFAYEADLVVVSPTPREWWQKADPRVLDAIRDASARGAWLLSVCSGSFLLAAAGVLDGRKATTHWMYADTMARMYPAIEVDPDVLYVQDGRIITSAGTAAGLDACLHLLRQELGAEMTNRIARRMVVPPQRDGGQAQFIDRPLPEVASLSLAPVSDWMLENLRLDLSVDQLAAKAHMSPRTFARRFKADFGATPAAWLARQRLIHAQRLLEQTDLGLDRIAYESGFGSAAVLRQNFARVLGLTPTAYRSRFTCTRDEIAARADESAA
- a CDS encoding glycosyltransferase, coding for MHIVFFSDQHLESFGGAQVSMRLQRRFLERAGHTVSVVAPAMHGARGRAVAPDAGYLDMPSIPITLDREYSLTWPGARSDRWVDAALAGRPPVDVVHVQADFWGAYIGHRFAARHGLPVVHTMHNRVDVGIEATAPLPGLVMRVLNRWERSALGDRTPGADGWAYLRRLAARSTAVTAPSAHFAHRLDAHGVVPRGARGARVDVIWNGIDDDVLDAALDAGRPVREAGPARLVWLGRMSPEKRLLPFLEALAASGVRAEVEVLGGGGQLRAARRLVAKLKPTASVVFAGRLPYTAVLAKLRTADALVQTSIGFETQGMTPFEAASLGTPSIVSDPDIARELGSGFWAVGGDADAAPDRADDSVRALARTLRRAVADIEAGTAPAVDPLLRERFRQSSRTAAMLEVYARAIG
- a CDS encoding glycosyltransferase, which translates into the protein MTPPATSDTPPAGATAGRPDRLTVLIGADTFLPHVNGAARFAERLAAGLVARGHDVHVMAPSATHRAHGRFTEVIEGQPLTMHRLPSWRWYPHDWLTFVLPWMSKHHARRVLDEVKPDVVHIQSHIVIGRGLAREARKRGIPIVATNHVMAENIVDFTTLPPVLDKVVVKLAWDDAKRTLDMARAVTTPTRKAADFLEATIAIDGVVPVSCGIDASNYTPDLTPRDANRMVFVGRLTTEKQIDVVLHALARLDPALDVTFDIVGNGDQRRNLEQLVHQLGLDERVTFHGRTSDEELRAVLSRASVFVIASIAELQSIATMEAMASGLPIVAANAVALPHLVHDGENGYLFAPGDVDDLVGKLTAVLTATPEERLRMQQASLDGVKVHDMKRTLDTFEALYRGEPLPE
- a CDS encoding DUF6325 family protein translates to MAEFRYGPVELYLVGFEGDRPDPGVIAALNKQVSGGHVRLLDFVLVSKSEDGEVTIIEVDDDEEEYGLDLVVDAVGITGEEDIADLADVVPPGGSALVVALELVYQRALAESVVASGGVLLSYERIPAPVVNAIADAAESEGEQE
- a CDS encoding SHOCT domain-containing protein, which translates into the protein MIRRMGRPGLIGLAARTAVVAGTANAVSGAMNDSRQRKAQDQYEQEQYQAAQQQAAMQQAAQQAVAQHAAAQQYAAPPAPPAPAAPTVDIVAELQKLAALRDAGVLDDAEFAAAKARLLS
- a CDS encoding AI-2E family transporter, coding for MKRAEPTLPTPPVLSPTLRVLIGLAAAVIALAGLSFARELVGPLALAAVIVIICHPVRHPLERAGWPRWAATTAVIVVAYLILLFMLLLLWFAGTQFVRLVADFADELKATASALLSWLQSLGLDEQAADATASLLDPGTIASFAASLGGTVLGVLTAFFFVVAYVIFMAADGARYSRAEAAFGAAVRPTVRRFQSFNSGVRRYYVVNAIFGLIVAIIDGLALWALGVPAPAVWAILAFVTNFVPNIGFVLGLIPPALLALVVGGWPMMLAVIAIYCVVNVTLQVLIQPKFVSDAVNLSLTLSFFSVIFWTFIIGPLGAILSIPLTLLVRALVLEGDQGKRWLRWLSGDPAAAGADQTG
- a CDS encoding DUF998 domain-containing protein, with the translated sequence MSTSPSPVSRRQSRGTLAAIDSSSERSLESLALSVGALSFVVSAAVALLSFRFAAAPIAGPNSVGQFAAVASAVTVFLAFVAGRYLLHASAAKGRVGFLDVVDVVALGFAHAVIALLTWTLLAVIMEQAFIGAEVFPLAVLILAGAAAALSAYLAFYSATHMDLQLLAIVLAVFLTEGVIASMLTASDPQWWKENLSALGMTDDLSAMAFNLTLIVAGVLVTTLARSATKGIPTPHPTGLRSVRTCLVVVGVFLGLVGVFPVDQFFALHTAVASGMVVAFAVLIVRLNHWIPGMPRVFIMLGWLFVAVIVLLAVFFAVGFYTLTAVELVAGILVFTWIVLFIRNAAALEQDAAAAASLAA